The proteins below are encoded in one region of Natronospira bacteriovora:
- the rpsP gene encoding 30S ribosomal protein S16, with protein MVTIRLARGGMKKRPFYHLVVTDSRNSRDGRFVERLGFFNPVARGNEEKLRVDLERADYWLSQGAQPSERAAKLLKQGRKQAEAQAEA; from the coding sequence ATGGTCACGATTCGTCTTGCTCGGGGCGGCATGAAAAAGCGTCCCTTTTATCATCTGGTTGTCACCGACAGCCGTAACAGCCGTGATGGCCGCTTTGTCGAGCGCCTGGGGTTCTTCAACCCCGTGGCTCGCGGCAATGAAGAGAAGCTGCGCGTGGATCTGGAGCGGGCCGATTACTGGCTGTCCCAGGGCGCCCAGCCTTCCGAGCGTGCTGCCAAGCTGCTGAAGCAGGGCCGCAAGCAGGCGGAAGCCCAGGCTGAAGCCTGA
- the rimM gene encoding ribosome maturation factor RimM (Essential for efficient processing of 16S rRNA) encodes MVTLGRISGLFGVKGWVKVYSHARPRESIVDFDTWYLRHRGEWQPFRVLEGRKHGKGVVARLEGIEDRDQAAALIQRDIAIPRETMPATQADEFYWVDLIGLSVRNLEGVEFGEVTGLLETGANDVMVVQGDRERLLPFVQGQFVKSVDLEVGLILVDWDPDF; translated from the coding sequence ATGGTCACCCTGGGCCGGATATCCGGCCTGTTTGGTGTCAAGGGCTGGGTCAAGGTCTATTCCCACGCCCGGCCAAGAGAGTCGATCGTCGACTTCGACACCTGGTATCTGCGTCATCGTGGTGAATGGCAGCCCTTCCGGGTACTGGAGGGGAGAAAGCACGGCAAGGGTGTGGTTGCCCGGCTCGAAGGCATTGAGGACCGGGATCAGGCAGCGGCCCTGATTCAGCGGGACATCGCCATTCCCCGCGAAACCATGCCCGCCACCCAGGCGGATGAGTTTTACTGGGTGGACCTGATCGGCCTTTCCGTCAGGAATCTGGAAGGCGTCGAGTTCGGTGAAGTGACCGGGCTGCTGGAAACCGGGGCCAATGACGTGATGGTGGTCCAGGGTGACCGGGAAAGGCTGCTGCCCTTCGTGCAGGGCCAGTTCGTGAAATCCGTGGACCTGGAAGTCGGCCTGATCCTGGTGGACTGGGATCCGGACTTCTGA
- the trmD gene encoding tRNA (guanosine(37)-N1)-methyltransferase TrmD: MQVSVVTLFPERVAAVTGFGVTGRAAERGLLRLDTWNPRDFARDRHRTVDDRAYGGGPGMVMRVEPLGETIRTARAAMPAGSRTIYLSPQGRLLDQALVEELATLPGLLLVSGRYEGVDERLLEREVDEEISIGDYVLSGGELPAMVLIDAVARLLPGALGHAESAEQDSFSADGLLDHPHYTRPEVVDDQAVPPVLLGGDHEAIRQWRLKQALGRTWQRRPDLLAQRELSEEERRLLDEFIREQGGDHGAV, from the coding sequence ATGCAGGTCTCGGTGGTGACATTGTTTCCGGAGCGGGTCGCGGCAGTGACCGGCTTCGGGGTGACGGGCCGCGCCGCGGAGCGTGGCCTTCTGCGTCTGGATACCTGGAATCCGCGGGACTTTGCCCGCGACCGTCATCGCACGGTGGATGACAGGGCTTACGGCGGCGGTCCCGGCATGGTCATGCGGGTCGAGCCCCTGGGCGAAACCATACGTACGGCGCGGGCGGCCATGCCGGCCGGCAGCCGGACAATCTACCTCAGCCCCCAGGGGCGCCTGCTGGATCAGGCCCTGGTGGAAGAGCTTGCGACCCTGCCGGGCCTGTTGCTGGTTTCGGGGCGCTACGAAGGCGTCGATGAGCGGCTTCTGGAGCGTGAGGTGGATGAAGAGATTTCCATTGGGGACTATGTCCTCAGTGGGGGAGAGCTTCCGGCCATGGTGCTGATCGACGCAGTGGCAAGGCTGCTGCCCGGGGCGCTGGGGCATGCGGAGTCGGCCGAGCAGGATTCTTTCTCGGCCGATGGTCTTCTGGACCATCCGCATTACACCCGGCCGGAGGTGGTGGACGATCAGGCTGTTCCGCCGGTACTGCTGGGTGGCGATCATGAGGCCATCCGGCAGTGGCGTCTCAAGCAGGCCCTGGGCAGGACGTGGCAGCGTCGTCCGGATCTGCTGGCGCAGCGGGAGCTGAGTGAAGAGGAGCGCCGCCTGCTGGATGAGTTCATCCGCGAGCAGGGCGGAGATCATGGGGCGGTCTAG
- the rplS gene encoding 50S ribosomal protein L19, protein MSDIIQELEKEQMKTDVPEFGPGDTVLVQVRVKEGDRERLQPFEGVVIAKRNRGLNSAFTVRKTTHGEGVERVFQTHSPNVAEITVKRRGDVRRAKLYYLRERQGKSARIKEKV, encoded by the coding sequence ATGAGCGACATCATCCAGGAACTGGAAAAAGAACAGATGAAGACCGACGTGCCGGAGTTTGGTCCCGGCGATACGGTCCTGGTGCAGGTGCGTGTGAAGGAAGGCGACCGTGAGCGTCTGCAGCCCTTCGAAGGCGTGGTGATCGCCAAGCGCAACCGGGGTCTGAACTCCGCGTTCACCGTGCGCAAGACCACCCACGGTGAAGGTGTGGAGCGAGTCTTCCAGACCCACAGCCCGAACGTGGCCGAGATCACCGTGAAGCGTCGCGGTGATGTGCGTCGCGCCAAGCTGTACTATCTGCGCGAGCGTCAGGGCAAGTCTGCCCGAATCAAGGAAAAGGTCTGA
- a CDS encoding methylated-DNA--[protein]-cysteine S-methyltransferase — MSPRAHHALRWPFGWLDVVLDGDMIVALDMRAQPHPDSLMDSSHPSVILVRRWLDGDFSVADSAPIRLEGSAFQRRVWSGMRTIPAGEIRSYGDLARALGSSPRAVAGACRRNPVALLVPCHRVVSATGIGGYAGATQGEPVARKRWLLAREGVHFPS, encoded by the coding sequence ATGAGTCCGCGTGCTCACCATGCCCTGCGCTGGCCCTTCGGGTGGCTGGACGTGGTTCTGGACGGGGACATGATCGTTGCACTGGACATGCGGGCGCAGCCGCATCCCGACAGCCTCATGGATTCCTCCCATCCCTCCGTGATACTGGTTCGGCGCTGGCTGGATGGTGACTTCAGCGTGGCTGATTCGGCACCGATCCGCCTGGAGGGAAGTGCCTTCCAGCGTCGGGTCTGGAGTGGCATGCGCACGATTCCGGCCGGGGAGATCCGATCCTACGGTGATCTGGCGCGAGCGCTGGGCTCCAGTCCGCGCGCGGTTGCCGGTGCCTGCCGACGCAATCCCGTCGCCTTGCTGGTGCCCTGTCACCGGGTGGTGTCGGCTACCGGCATCGGTGGCTATGCCGGGGCGACGCAGGGTGAACCGGTGGCGCGCAAGCGATGGCTGCTTGCCCGTGAAGGGGTGCATTTCCCGTCGTAA
- the htpG gene encoding molecular chaperone HtpG, whose amino-acid sequence MATANAQTRPFEAEVKQLLQLMIHSLYSNREIFLRELVSNASDACDRLHFAALQDETLLQGDGDLQIRISVDPEARTLTIADNGIGMSEQEVVENLGTIARSGTRRFLDSLSGDQRKDAQLIGQFGVGFYSSFIVAEQVTVNTRRADEKQGVRWQSDGGGEFSIETIERAERGTEVILKLREDADEFLEPARLRHIIRRYSDHIGRPILMPAGEGEEWETVNSASALWTRGRDELKDEDYQGFYQHLSHDSEKPLAWTHNHVEGRQRYSMLLYIPARAPFDLWDRERRRGVRLYVRRVFIMDEADQLMPGWLRFVRGVIDSDDLPLNVSREILQDNRLVRSIRAGAVKKVLGLLEDMAKNRPEDYARFWEQFGAVIKEGPAEDPDNAERIAGLLRFASTRHPESQTVSLQDYVDRMQPDQKAIYYLTADNHATAMSSPHLEAFRKKDIEVLLLSDRVDEWLVAHLPEFDGKPLKSVAQADSAEEEIDSEKDAEQQAEQHKDLLERLRKALDGQASDVRVSRRLVDSPACLVSEQGGLSLNLQRLLKEAGQSVPELHPILEINPEHPLLSRLEGQSDDARFADWAQVLFDQALLAEGGQLSDPAAFVKRLNSMLVQQGD is encoded by the coding sequence ATGGCGACCGCCAATGCCCAGACTCGACCCTTCGAGGCCGAGGTCAAGCAGCTCCTGCAGCTGATGATCCATTCCCTCTACTCCAATCGCGAGATCTTCCTGCGGGAACTGGTCTCCAATGCATCCGATGCCTGTGATCGCCTGCATTTTGCCGCCCTGCAGGACGAAACGCTGCTGCAAGGTGACGGCGACCTGCAGATTCGGATCAGTGTCGATCCCGAGGCGCGCACCCTCACCATTGCCGACAACGGTATCGGCATGAGCGAACAGGAAGTGGTCGAGAACCTGGGCACCATCGCCCGTTCCGGTACCCGGCGTTTTCTGGATTCCCTGTCGGGAGACCAGCGCAAGGATGCCCAGCTGATCGGCCAGTTCGGGGTCGGCTTCTATTCCAGTTTCATCGTTGCCGAGCAGGTAACCGTGAATACCCGCCGGGCCGATGAAAAACAGGGTGTGCGCTGGCAGTCCGACGGGGGTGGCGAATTCAGCATCGAGACCATCGAGCGGGCCGAACGCGGCACCGAGGTGATTCTCAAGCTGCGCGAGGATGCCGACGAGTTTCTCGAGCCGGCCCGCCTGCGACACATCATCCGCCGCTATTCCGATCACATCGGTCGGCCGATCCTGATGCCGGCCGGGGAAGGCGAGGAGTGGGAGACCGTCAACAGCGCCTCCGCCCTCTGGACCCGGGGCCGGGACGAACTCAAGGACGAGGATTACCAGGGCTTCTACCAGCATCTCAGCCATGACAGCGAGAAGCCGCTGGCCTGGACCCACAATCACGTGGAAGGACGCCAGCGCTACAGCATGCTGCTCTACATTCCCGCCCGCGCCCCCTTTGACCTCTGGGATCGGGAGCGCCGGCGTGGCGTGCGCCTCTATGTGCGCCGCGTGTTCATCATGGACGAGGCCGATCAGCTGATGCCCGGCTGGCTGCGTTTCGTGAGAGGGGTGATCGATTCCGATGATCTGCCCCTCAATGTCTCCCGCGAGATTCTCCAGGACAATCGCCTGGTGCGCAGCATTCGCGCCGGTGCCGTGAAGAAGGTGCTGGGGCTGCTGGAGGACATGGCGAAGAATCGGCCGGAAGACTATGCCCGCTTCTGGGAGCAGTTCGGTGCGGTGATCAAGGAAGGCCCGGCGGAAGACCCGGACAATGCCGAGCGCATTGCCGGCCTCCTGCGTTTCGCTTCCACCCGGCATCCGGAAAGCCAGACGGTCTCCCTGCAGGACTACGTCGACCGCATGCAGCCGGACCAGAAGGCCATCTATTACCTGACCGCGGACAATCACGCCACGGCCATGAGCAGCCCGCACCTGGAGGCCTTCCGCAAGAAGGACATTGAAGTGCTGCTGCTGTCGGACCGGGTGGACGAATGGCTGGTGGCGCATCTGCCGGAGTTTGACGGCAAGCCGCTGAAATCAGTGGCCCAGGCTGACAGCGCCGAGGAGGAGATCGACTCGGAGAAGGACGCCGAGCAGCAGGCAGAGCAGCACAAGGACCTGCTCGAGCGCTTGCGGAAAGCCCTGGACGGACAGGCCAGCGACGTGCGCGTTTCACGGCGTCTGGTGGATTCGCCGGCCTGCCTGGTCTCCGAACAGGGCGGTCTCAGCCTGAATCTGCAACGACTGCTCAAGGAGGCGGGACAGAGTGTGCCGGAGCTGCACCCCATCCTGGAGATCAATCCAGAACACCCCCTGCTGTCGCGGCTGGAAGGACAGAGCGATGACGCACGTTTTGCGGACTGGGCCCAGGTGCTGTTCGATCAGGCCCTGCTCGCCGAAGGTGGCCAGCTCAGTGATCCGGCGGCGTTCGTCAAGCGCCTGAACAGCATGCTGGTGCAGCAGGGCGACTAG
- a CDS encoding peroxiredoxin, with the protein MLGNGEKFPEFSVNATVSTDAKNAFEEINNKSFPGKWTIYMFYPKDFTFVCPTEIQSFGDMADEFEDRDAQLMVASTDSEFVHLAWRTHDERLQNLPVPMLADLNRKLVSELGIQDKEEGVAQRATYIVDPDGIIRHVSVNDMSVGRNPNEILRVLDALQTDELCPCNWEKGDETLNAA; encoded by the coding sequence ATGCTGGGAAACGGCGAAAAGTTTCCGGAATTTTCCGTGAACGCCACTGTGTCCACTGATGCGAAGAATGCCTTCGAGGAAATCAACAATAAGAGCTTCCCGGGCAAGTGGACCATCTACATGTTCTATCCCAAGGACTTCACCTTCGTCTGCCCGACGGAGATCCAGTCCTTCGGTGACATGGCCGATGAGTTCGAGGACCGTGACGCCCAGCTGATGGTTGCCAGCACCGACAGCGAGTTCGTGCACCTGGCCTGGCGCACCCATGACGAGCGCCTGCAGAACCTGCCCGTTCCCATGCTGGCAGACCTGAATCGCAAGCTGGTCAGCGAACTGGGCATTCAGGACAAGGAAGAAGGTGTTGCCCAGCGTGCCACCTACATCGTTGATCCGGACGGCATCATTCGTCATGTCTCCGTCAACGACATGAGCGTGGGCCGCAACCCGAACGAAATCCTGCGTGTCCTCGATGCCCTGCAGACGGACGAACTCTGCCCCTGTAACTGGGAGAAGGGTGACGAGACGTTGAACGCTGCCTGA
- a CDS encoding carboxymuconolactone decarboxylase family protein, with the protein MSVSDLKQALPDYAKDIRLNLSSVLKKEGAPGLSQEQVYGVAVASAYASDNVDFARQVEAMVQDEVEEATINAAKAAASIMAMNNVYYRFLHLVGDEEYGRMPANLRMNVIGRPGVEKTDFELYSLAVSAINGCGLCVENHEKALRRADVSREAIQSAVRIAAVVKAAATTTRYAA; encoded by the coding sequence ATGAGCGTGAGCGATCTCAAGCAGGCATTGCCTGATTATGCCAAGGACATTCGACTGAATCTGTCCTCGGTGCTGAAGAAGGAAGGGGCACCGGGCCTGAGCCAGGAACAGGTGTACGGCGTCGCCGTGGCGTCGGCCTATGCCTCGGACAACGTGGACTTCGCCCGTCAGGTGGAAGCCATGGTGCAGGACGAGGTGGAGGAGGCCACCATCAATGCCGCCAAGGCCGCAGCCTCGATCATGGCCATGAACAATGTCTACTACCGCTTCCTGCACCTGGTCGGTGACGAGGAGTACGGTCGCATGCCGGCGAACCTGCGCATGAATGTCATTGGCCGTCCCGGTGTGGAGAAGACTGATTTTGAACTCTATTCCCTGGCGGTTTCCGCCATCAACGGCTGCGGGCTGTGCGTGGAGAACCACGAAAAGGCTCTACGCAGGGCGGATGTCAGCCGCGAAGCCATCCAGAGTGCGGTGCGCATTGCTGCCGTGGTCAAGGCAGCGGCCACCACCACCCGCTACGCGGCCTGA
- a CDS encoding DUF6502 family protein yields MTDNGNLARALATFLRPLARLLLRNGMSYKAFAELAKRVFVEVARDEFRIPGRKQSDSRVSVITGLSRKEVKRVQSDAAHQPDSELRLHNRAARVIHGWVNDPDFQDRTGEPDRLPMENGGRSFTALVRRYSGDAPPRAVLDELDRVHAVERHDDGRLSLIARDYRPPADVSPEKLDYLAEAMAGLISSVDGHWQNGELTHFQGHAAVTLSSEELAEFRSRARIEGVELLDKAKAWLPATSQAAGKEKYTAGIVLYTYEK; encoded by the coding sequence ATGACTGACAACGGAAACCTCGCACGCGCACTGGCGACCTTCCTCCGCCCACTGGCGCGGCTGTTGCTCCGCAACGGCATGAGTTACAAGGCGTTTGCAGAACTGGCGAAGCGTGTCTTCGTGGAAGTGGCCCGTGACGAGTTTCGGATTCCCGGCCGCAAGCAAAGTGATTCCCGGGTCTCCGTCATTACTGGTCTTTCCCGAAAGGAGGTCAAACGGGTTCAGTCCGATGCTGCGCATCAGCCCGACAGTGAATTGCGCCTGCACAATCGGGCGGCACGTGTCATTCATGGCTGGGTCAATGATCCGGATTTTCAGGATCGAACGGGTGAGCCCGATCGCCTGCCCATGGAGAACGGTGGCCGCAGTTTCACCGCCCTGGTGCGGCGATACAGTGGTGATGCCCCGCCCCGTGCCGTGCTGGATGAACTCGATCGGGTGCATGCGGTTGAACGGCATGATGACGGCAGGCTGTCGTTGATTGCCCGGGACTACCGGCCACCAGCCGATGTCTCGCCGGAGAAGCTGGATTACCTGGCTGAAGCCATGGCCGGACTGATCAGCAGCGTGGACGGTCACTGGCAGAACGGCGAGCTGACCCATTTCCAGGGGCATGCCGCCGTGACTCTTTCATCGGAGGAACTGGCCGAGTTCCGTTCCCGGGCACGGATTGAAGGGGTCGAGCTGCTGGACAAGGCAAAAGCCTGGTTGCCGGCAACCTCGCAGGCGGCCGGCAAGGAGAAGTATACGGCCGGCATCGTCCTCTACACCTACGAAAAATGA
- the sppA gene encoding signal peptide peptidase SppA yields MSDTQRTGVLGRVLRGFDLTRRVVVNLLFLIVVLVILVLAFSSPDKPEVERDVALVLNPSGLLVDQKSGTVVDRAMDRLMGQERPETLVRDVVRAIRLAADDDRVSALVLNLNNLHGGGLSKLQTVADELSAFRDTGKPVYALGDRFTQSQYFLAAQADEIFMHPGGMVLLTGFETYRNYYKGAIDMLDAEWNIFRVGEYKSFVEPYMRADMSDEDREARLTYLTSLWDAWLEDVAERRGMGSDDIQNYINGFPERLQGVDGDYARLTLELGLVDALLPRDAMRDRVMEVTGKDENNGSFRQISMGNYLEAMEDRKKRRRGGQIAVIPAVGPIMDGFHPPGTVGGDSTAALIREARRDDSVKAVVLLVDSPGGSAFASDVILRELELVQEAGKPVVASMGSVAASGGYWISMAADEIWAHPTTVTGSIGILSMFPTFEGTLDKIGITTDGVGTTEMSGAFRADRTMEEPMRRILQQGIEHGYREFIEKVAHHREMSLSEVDAVARGRVWSGVDAHRAGLVDHLGKLEQAIESAAALAELDEWHVRYREREPTWREQLIADFLGGAGAEMLDFTERRLHQAPHRRVLEQLRRDLEQLDAFNDPNHLYYYCDACVIRDY; encoded by the coding sequence ATGAGCGATACACAACGAACCGGGGTATTGGGACGCGTGCTTCGCGGATTCGACCTCACCCGCCGGGTTGTCGTCAATCTGCTGTTCCTGATAGTTGTTCTGGTCATACTGGTGTTGGCCTTTTCGTCCCCGGACAAACCGGAAGTGGAGCGTGATGTTGCGCTGGTGCTGAACCCATCCGGTCTGCTCGTTGACCAGAAGTCGGGTACTGTGGTCGACCGGGCCATGGATCGCCTGATGGGTCAGGAACGGCCGGAGACTCTGGTCCGGGATGTGGTTCGCGCGATTCGCCTGGCCGCGGATGATGACCGCGTCAGCGCGCTGGTGCTGAATCTGAACAATCTCCACGGTGGTGGTCTCAGCAAGCTTCAGACCGTCGCCGATGAATTGAGTGCTTTTCGGGACACCGGTAAACCGGTCTACGCCCTCGGGGATCGCTTTACCCAGTCCCAGTATTTCCTCGCTGCCCAGGCCGACGAAATCTTCATGCATCCGGGTGGCATGGTGTTGCTGACCGGTTTCGAGACCTATCGCAATTACTACAAGGGCGCCATCGACATGCTGGACGCGGAGTGGAATATCTTCCGTGTCGGTGAATACAAATCCTTCGTTGAACCCTACATGCGTGCGGACATGTCGGATGAAGACCGGGAGGCTCGCCTGACCTATCTGACCTCCCTGTGGGATGCCTGGCTGGAAGATGTGGCCGAGCGGCGTGGCATGGGGTCGGATGACATCCAGAATTACATCAACGGCTTCCCGGAGCGTCTTCAGGGGGTGGACGGTGATTATGCCCGTCTGACGCTTGAGCTCGGTCTGGTGGATGCCCTTCTCCCGCGCGACGCCATGCGGGATCGTGTCATGGAGGTCACCGGCAAGGACGAGAACAACGGCAGTTTCCGCCAGATCAGCATGGGCAACTACCTGGAAGCCATGGAGGATCGCAAGAAGCGTCGTCGTGGTGGCCAGATTGCCGTCATCCCGGCCGTGGGCCCGATCATGGATGGGTTTCATCCACCGGGCACCGTGGGTGGGGATTCAACGGCGGCTCTCATTCGTGAGGCACGACGCGATGATTCGGTGAAGGCCGTGGTTTTGCTGGTGGACAGCCCTGGCGGTTCTGCGTTTGCCTCGGACGTCATCCTGCGCGAGCTGGAACTGGTGCAGGAGGCCGGCAAACCGGTGGTGGCTTCCATGGGCAGTGTTGCCGCCTCGGGAGGTTACTGGATTTCCATGGCGGCGGATGAGATCTGGGCACACCCAACCACGGTGACCGGTTCCATCGGCATTCTTTCCATGTTCCCTACTTTCGAGGGCACCCTGGACAAGATCGGCATCACCACTGATGGGGTCGGTACTACGGAGATGTCCGGCGCCTTCCGTGCCGATCGCACCATGGAAGAACCCATGCGCCGGATCCTCCAGCAGGGCATTGAGCACGGTTATCGGGAGTTCATCGAGAAGGTGGCACATCACCGGGAAATGTCCCTCTCGGAAGTGGATGCCGTGGCACGTGGACGGGTCTGGAGCGGCGTGGACGCTCATCGTGCCGGCCTGGTGGATCATCTGGGTAAGCTGGAACAGGCCATTGAAAGCGCGGCCGCCTTAGCGGAACTGGATGAATGGCATGTCCGTTATCGCGAGCGCGAGCCCACGTGGCGAGAGCAGCTGATTGCGGATTTCCTCGGTGGCGCAGGTGCCGAAATGCTGGATTTCACCGAACGCCGCCTGCATCAGGCGCCCCATCGCCGGGTGCTGGAACAACTGCGACGGGATCTGGAACAGCTTGATGCTTTCAATGATCCCAACCATCTGTATTACTACTGTGATGCCTGCGTGATTCGGGATTACTGA
- a CDS encoding M48 family metalloprotease has product MRRLCTPALLLLTSWLLTACAVNPVTGERELRLISESEEIRLGEQNYAPLKQMQGGEYQVDPELLRYVNRVGQRVARESDRPRLPYEFTVINSDVPNAWALPGGKIAINRGLLTEFESEAELAAVLGHEIVHSAARHSAQQIERQLLLQTGVIAIAAASSDSRYAGAIVGSAMIGAGLIGQRFSRSAELEADEFGTLYMHRAGYHPDGAVQLMERFVQLSEGRNPNWLEGLFASHPPSRERVQANQRTAARLGREGEWGRERFEQALATLREHKPAYDKAGEARSRLREGDTGQALRLAREARDAVPREARFHALVGDIHHQRGETDTALEHYQEARRREDGYFHHHLMIGLLEAERERDSQARAALNRSLELLPTATAHLQLGHIERRAGQRAAAIEHYRVAAQSESDAGGQAREALREMGVE; this is encoded by the coding sequence ATGCGTCGACTGTGCACGCCTGCCCTCTTGTTGCTCACTTCCTGGCTGTTGACCGCCTGCGCCGTGAATCCGGTGACGGGGGAGCGGGAATTGCGGTTGATCTCGGAAAGCGAGGAGATCCGACTGGGCGAGCAGAACTACGCGCCGCTCAAGCAAATGCAGGGCGGGGAATATCAGGTCGACCCGGAACTGCTTCGCTATGTGAACCGCGTCGGCCAGCGGGTGGCCCGGGAAAGTGACCGCCCTCGCCTGCCCTACGAATTCACGGTCATCAACAGTGATGTGCCCAATGCCTGGGCCCTGCCGGGCGGCAAGATTGCCATCAACCGGGGCCTGTTGACCGAGTTCGAGAGCGAGGCGGAACTGGCCGCCGTGCTGGGCCATGAGATTGTTCATTCCGCCGCACGCCACAGCGCCCAGCAGATAGAGCGCCAGCTCCTCCTGCAGACCGGTGTCATCGCCATTGCCGCGGCCAGTTCGGACAGCCGCTATGCCGGAGCCATTGTCGGCTCGGCCATGATCGGTGCCGGCCTGATCGGCCAGCGCTTCAGTCGTAGCGCGGAGCTGGAAGCGGACGAGTTCGGCACCCTCTACATGCATCGTGCCGGTTACCACCCGGACGGCGCTGTACAGCTTATGGAGCGATTCGTGCAGCTGTCCGAAGGACGCAACCCGAACTGGCTGGAAGGGCTGTTCGCCAGCCACCCTCCATCCCGTGAGCGGGTGCAGGCCAACCAGCGCACGGCCGCACGCCTGGGGCGTGAGGGCGAATGGGGCCGGGAGCGCTTCGAGCAGGCTCTGGCCACATTGCGGGAACACAAACCGGCCTACGACAAGGCCGGTGAGGCCCGCTCACGCCTGCGTGAAGGTGATACCGGACAGGCATTGCGCTTGGCCCGTGAAGCCCGTGATGCTGTTCCCCGCGAAGCCCGCTTCCATGCCCTGGTGGGCGACATCCACCATCAGCGGGGCGAGACCGACACGGCCCTGGAGCACTATCAGGAGGCCCGCCGGCGGGAAGACGGCTATTTCCATCACCATCTGATGATCGGCCTGCTCGAAGCCGAGCGGGAACGCGACAGCCAGGCCCGAGCGGCCCTCAATCGCAGCCTCGAACTACTGCCTACCGCCACCGCCCACCTGCAGCTCGGCCACATCGAGCGCCGCGCCGGCCAGCGTGCAGCCGCCATCGAGCATTATCGGGTAGCGGCCCAATCCGAATCGGATGCCGGCGGTCAGGCGAGGGAGGCGTTGAGGGAGATGGGGGTTGAGTAA
- the tdh gene encoding L-threonine 3-dehydrogenase: MRALVKKHAEEGIWMEEVPVPEPGPNDLLIQVKKTAICGTDIHIYNWDEWAQKTIPVPMTVGHEFSGVVVDMGSEVRGYEKGQRVSGEGHITCGHCRNCRAGRRHLCPNTVGVGVNRPGCFAEYLVIPAENAYPLPDSLPDEIAAFLDPFGNATHTALSFDLVGEDVLITGAGPIGMMAAGIAKHAGARHVVVTDMNDYRLDLARTMGATRTVNVGNENLRQVMSEMGMKEGFDVGMEMSGAGPAFRQLISAMTNGGRVALLGIPPSDTAIDWNEVIFKGLFLKGVYGREMFETWYKMLAMLDSGLDISPVLTHELGADEYQKGFDIMRSGQSGKVVLDWG, encoded by the coding sequence ATGCGCGCGCTGGTGAAGAAACACGCCGAGGAAGGGATCTGGATGGAAGAGGTGCCGGTGCCGGAGCCGGGGCCGAACGATCTGCTCATCCAGGTGAAGAAGACCGCCATCTGCGGGACGGACATCCATATCTACAACTGGGATGAGTGGGCGCAGAAAACCATTCCGGTGCCCATGACCGTGGGCCATGAGTTCTCCGGTGTAGTGGTGGACATGGGTTCCGAGGTCCGAGGTTATGAGAAGGGCCAGCGGGTCTCCGGTGAAGGCCATATCACCTGCGGCCATTGCCGCAACTGCCGGGCCGGCCGTCGTCATCTCTGCCCCAATACCGTGGGCGTGGGGGTGAATCGCCCGGGCTGCTTCGCCGAGTACCTGGTGATCCCGGCGGAAAATGCCTATCCCCTCCCGGATTCCCTGCCCGACGAGATTGCGGCTTTCCTGGATCCCTTCGGCAATGCCACTCACACCGCCCTCTCCTTCGACCTGGTGGGTGAGGATGTATTGATCACCGGCGCCGGGCCCATCGGCATGATGGCGGCCGGCATTGCCAAGCATGCCGGCGCCCGCCATGTGGTGGTCACCGACATGAACGATTACCGCCTGGATCTGGCCAGAACCATGGGGGCGACACGGACGGTGAATGTGGGCAATGAAAATCTGCGTCAGGTCATGTCCGAGATGGGCATGAAGGAAGGCTTTGACGTGGGTATGGAAATGTCCGGCGCCGGCCCTGCCTTTCGCCAGCTGATTTCCGCCATGACCAATGGCGGCCGGGTGGCCCTGCTGGGCATCCCACCTTCCGACACCGCCATTGACTGGAACGAAGTCATCTTCAAGGGTCTGTTCCTGAAGGGCGTGTATGGCCGGGAAATGTTCGAGACGTGGTACAAGATGCTGGCCATGCTGGATTCCGGCCTGGATATCTCCCCCGTGCTCACCCATGAACTGGGCGCGGATGAATACCAGAAGGGTTTTGACATCATGCGCTCGGGGCAGTCCGGAAAGGTGGTTCTGGATTGGGGGTGA